The Burkholderia sp. NRF60-BP8 genomic sequence GAACGGCGACACGGTCGTGATGCCCGAATCGCTGCTCGACGAAGTGACGTCGCTGGTCGAATGGCCGGTGGTCTACCCGTGCCGTTTCGAGGACGAATTCCTGCAGGTGCCGCAGGAATGCCTGATCCTCACGATGCAGACGAACCAGAAGTATTTCGCGCTGACCGACGTTAGCGGCAAGCTGCGCTCGCGCTTCCTGATCGTGTCGAACATCGAGACGAAGACGCCGGGCGAGATCATCGAAGGCAACGAGCGCGTCGTGCGCCCGCGCCTCGCCGATGCGAAGTTCTTCTTCGAGCAGGACAAGAAGAAGCCGCTCGCCGAGCGCGTGCCGCAGCTCGCGAACGTCGTCTATCACAACAAGCTCGGTTCGGCGCTCGCACGCGTCGAGCGCCTCGAGGCGCTGGCCGGCGAGATCGCCCCGGCGATCGGCGCCGACACCGCGCACGCGAAGCGCGCCGCCCGTCTCGCGAAGGCCGACCTGCTGACCGACATGGTCGGCGAGTTCCCCGAACTGCAGGGCACGATGGGCACGTACTACGCGCGCCACGACGGCGAAGCCGACGACGTCGCGCTCGCCTGCGCCGAGCACTACCAGCCGCGCTTCTCCGGCGATGCGCTGCCGACCACGCCCGTGTCGACCGCCGTCGCGCTCGCCGACAAGCTCGAGACGATCGTCGGCATCTGGGGCATCGGCCTCGCGCCGACCGGCGAGAAGGATCCGTTCGCGCTGCGCCGCCACGCGCTCGGCGTGCTGCGCCTGCTGCTCGAAAAGCAGCTGCCGCTCGATCTCGTGGCGCTGCTGCGCACGGCCCATGCACGCTTTGACGACGTGCCGGGCGTCGCCGAATCGACCGACGCGATCTTCGCGTTCTTCATGGATCGCCTGCGCGGCCTGCTGCGCGAGCGCGGCTATTCGGCCGGCGAAATCGACGCGGTGCTGAGCCTGAACCCGACGCGCATCGACGATCTCGTCGCGCGCCTCGACGCGGTGCGCGAATTCACGCGCCTCGCGGAAGCCGAAGCGCTCGCGGCCGCGAACAAGCGGATCTCGAACATCCTGAAGAAATCGGAAGGCGTCGCGAACGGCGCGGTGCAGTCGACGCTGCTCGTCGAGGCCGCCGAGAAGGCGCTGCACGAACAGCTCGCGGCCGTCACGCCGCGCGTGCAGTCGCAGCTCGAGGCACGTGCGTACACGGGCGCGCTGTCGGCGCTCGCCGCGCTGCGCGCGCCGGTCGACACGTTCTTCAACGACGTGATGGTCAACGCGGAAGATCCGGCACTGCGCGCGAACCGTCTCGCGCTGCTGTCCGCGCTGCACCAGCAGATGAACTGCGTCGCCGACATCTCGAAGCTCGCCGCATAAGGGCCGCACGATGCCGATCAGCCCCAACCGAAAGCTCGTCGTCCTCGACCGGGACGGCGTGATCAACGTCGATTCGGACGCGTTCATCAAGACGCCCGACGAATGGATCGCGCTGCCCGGCAGCTTCGAGGCGATTGCGCGGCTCAACCACGCGGGCTACCGCGTGGTCGTCGCGACCAACCAGTCCGGCATCGGTCGAGGGCTGTTCGACATGGCCGCGCTCAACGAGATGCACCTGAAAATGCATCGCGCGGCGGCCGCGGTCGGCGCGCGCATCGACGCGGTGTTTTTCTGCCCGCACACGGCCGAGGATCGCTGCGACTGCCGCAAGCCGAAACCCGGCATGATGCAGATGATCGCCGAGCGCTTCGAGATCGATCCCGCCAACACGCCGGTCGTCGGCGATTCGCTGCGCGACCTGCAGGCCGGCGTCGCGGTCGGCTTCCAGCCGCACCTCGTGCTGACCGGCAAGGGCAAGAAGACGCTCGCCGCCGGCAATCTGCCGGACGGCACGAAAGTCCACGACGACCTGCGCGCCTTCGCGCTCGATTTTCTTTCACTCGAACACGAGTGATGCGGCTGCCGCGCGCATCCTCCCCAACGCCAGACTCACGCCGATGCGCTTCGTCCGCTCCCTGCTGCTGCTGATCTACTTCATCCTGTACACGGTGCCGTACGCCACCGCGTGCTTCATCGCGTTTCCGTTCATGCGCCCCGACGCGCGCTACTGGATGGCGGCCGGCTGGTGCAAGTCGACGCTGTGGGTCGTGCGCTGGCTGAACGGCATCCGCTACCGGATCGAAGGGATGGAGAACCTGCCCGACGGCCCGGCCGTGCTGCTGTCGAAGCACCAGTCCGCGTGGGAGACGCTCGCGTTTCCGGCGCTGATGCCCAAGCCGCTCTGCTACGTGTTCAAGCGCGAGCTGCTGTACGTGCCGTTCTTCGGCTGGGCGCTCGGGCTGCTGCACATGGTCAACATCAACCGCAAGGAAGGCAAGAACGCGTTCGCGTCGGTGATCCGCCAGGGCAAGAAGCGCCTGTCGGAAGGCGCATGGATGATCATGTTCCCCGAAGGCACGCGCACACCGGTCGGCAAGCAAGGCAAGTACAAGACGGGCGGCGCGCGTTTCGCGATCGAAACCGGCACGCCGGTCGTGCCGATCGCGCACAATGCAGGTCATGTGTGGCCGCGCAATTCGTTTACGAAATTCCCGGGCGTCGTCACCGTGTCGATCGGCAAGCCGATTCCGGTCGAAGGCAAGACGCCCGACGTATTGAACTCGCAGGTCGAAGCATGGATCGAAGCGGAAATGCGCCGCATCGATCCCGATGCGTATCGTCCGGCGGGCAACGCCGGCACCCGCGATGCCGCACGCGCCTGAAGCCCCGGATTGCAGCCGTTGCGTACGACAAAAAGAAGCGAACTGATGAAACAGCGTCCGCGGCCACGGCCTGCCGTCGTGGCCCTCGATCATCGCCAGATGGATCTGCCGCTCTTCGACGGGCCGGCCGCGGCGCCGTCGGCGCCTGCCGCGCCGCCGGCGCCGCCCGAAGCCGCGCCCGCCGCGCCGCTCGATCCGGGCCCGGTGCGCGATCGCTCACGCGTGCGCACGTTCGCGCTCGACAGTCGCGTGCTCGAATACCGGCTGAAGCGCTCGGCGCGCCGCACGATCGGCTTCACGATCGACGGTAGCGGGCTGTCGATCACCGCGCCGCGCTGGGTCACGCTCGCCGACATCGAAGCGGCGATCGCCGAGAAACAACGCTGGATCTTCGCGAAGCTCGCGGAGTGGAAGACACGCACCGAGCAGCGCGCGCTGCCGCAGATCGACTGGCGCGACGGCGCGCAACTGCCGTATCTCGGCAAGACGGTGACGATCGCGCTCGGCGCGGGCGCCGTCGGCTTCGATGCCGATGCGCTGCGGCTGTCGCTGCCGCTGCCCGTGCAGGCCGACATGCAGCAGATCAAGGATCGCGTGCAGGGCTGGCTGCAAGGCGAAGCGAAACGCATCTTCGGCGAGCGCCTCGCGGTCTACGCGGAAAGGCTCGGCGTCACGTATTCGATGTACGCGCTGTCGTCGGCCGCGACGCGCTGGGGCAGTTGCTCGAGCGACGGCAAGATCCGCCTGAACTGGCGGCTGATCCATTTTCCGATGTCGATCATCGACTACGTCGTCGCGCACGAACTGTCGCACCTGCGCGAGATGAACCACAGCCCGGCCTTCTGGCAGACCGTCGAATCGATCTTCCCCGAGTTCCGCGAAGCCCGGCACACGCTCAAGCATCACCCGCCCGAGCTGCTGCCGTCGCTTTGACGCGCACGGCTTCGCCGCCAACGAAACAGGGCGGTGCGGGTTACCCCGCACCGCCCTGTTTCGTTCGCTGCTGCGGCAGGCATCGCATGCCGCGGCCCCGTTCATCGCGCGCTTACTTCTTCTGGATGAACTCGATCTTGTAGCCGTCCGGATCCTCGACGAACGCGATCACGGTCGTGCCGTGCTTCATCGGGCCCGCCTCGCGCGTGACCTTGCCGCCTTGCGCCTTGATCTTCTCGCAGGCCGCGTACGCATCGTCGACCGCTACCGCCAGATGGCCGAAGCCGTTGCCGAGATCGTAGGACGGCGTCTCCCAGTTGTGGGTCAGCTCGATCACGGTGCCCGTGCTCTCGTCTTCGTAGCCGACGAACGCGAGCGTGAACTTGCCTTCCGGATAATCCTCGCGACGCAGCAGCTTCATGCCGAGCAATTCGGTGTAGAACTTGATCGAGCGGTCGAGATCGCCGACTCGCAGCATCGTATGCAGCAAACGCATGTGTTGTACTCCTGTGGGGACTTTCCAGAGCCGGAAATTCTACCGGAGTCGGGTGAATTTCGCCGGGGACACCTAGTCGGGGACGCCTAGTTCGGGGGCGCCCAGCCGGGGGCGCCTAGCCGGGGGCGTCCGGTCGGGGACACCTAGCCGCGAGCGCCTGGCCCGATGCACCTGGCCGGGGCGCGGCCGACGCGGTGCATCGGTTGCCCGCTCGCGCGCACGAGCGTCGCGGCGAAAAACGGTACGATCCGGCTCGCCGGCCACCGCGCCGATCGGGTAACATCCTTCCACTTCGCACCAAAATCGGGCATGCATCCTGCCCCGACCGCGACCACCTACTCTTCCGTACGCCCCACTGCCGTGCGAAACCGCCGATTCGAGCGCGCCGGGCGCGCCGCCCACCCGAGCGCGCCGCTACCGTACCGCCTCCGCGAGGTGCGCCGATGACCGCGCTCGCCGCCGCCCCCGTGCGCCGCGCACTCGATACGCGCGCCGTCGGCCTGATGCTGCTGCTGTGCGCGATCTGGGGTTTCCAGCAAGTCGCGATCAAGAGCACGAACGCCGCGATCGCGCCGATGTTCCAGGCCGGGCTGCGCTCGGTGATCGCCGCGCTGCTGCTATGGGGCTGGGCGCGCACGCGCGGCACACCGCTGTTTCGGGCGGACGGCACGTTCGGCGCGGGGCTCGCGGCCGGCGCGCTGTTCGCCGGCGAATTCGTCTGCGTGTTCTTCGGGTTGACGCTGACGAGCGCGTCGCACATGGCGATCTTCCTGTACACGGCGCCGTGCTTCACCGCGCTCGGCCTGCACCTGTTCGCCCCGGGCGAGCGGCTGCAGCGGACGCAATGGGCCGGCGTCGGCCTCGCATTCGCCGGCATTGCGCTCGCGTTCGCCGACGGCTTCCTGAAGCCGCGCGCGCCCGGCGCGTCCGTGCTGGCCGGGCTCGCCGGCGACGCGCTCGGGATCCTCGGCGGCGCGATGTGGGCCGCGACGACGGTCGTCGTGCGTTCGACGACGCTCGCGCGGGCGAGCGCAAGCAAAACGCTGTTCTACCAGCTCGCGGTATCGGCGGTCGTCCTGGTCGCGCTCGCCGCGCTGCTCGGGCAGATGTCGTTCGCGCAGGTCACGCCGCTCGCGATCGCGAGCCTCGCGTACCAGTCGGTGATCGTCGCGTTCGTCAGCTACCTGTCGTGGTTCTGGCTGCTGACGCGCTACAGCGCGTCCCGGCTGTCGGTCTTCACGTTCCTGTCGCCGCTGTTCGGCGTCGCGTTCGGCGTGCTGCTGCTCGGCGAAACGGTCGGCTGGCGCTTCCTGTCCGCGGCCGCGCTCGTGCTGACCGGCATCGCGCTCGTCAACGCGCCGCCGCGCCGGCGGTCGTGACGACCGGCGCAGGACGCGCGGGCAACAAAAAAGCTGCCGGTCGGGCAGCCTCTTCGATACGGCCGGCGGGCTTGCGCCACGCGCGTCATCCGGCCTGGCGCCGCGCCGCGAGCGCCTGCGCGACGCCGACGTATTCGGCCACGCTCACGTCCTCCGCACGGCGCGCGAGATCGAAGCCGAGCGCATCGAAATCGATCGTCTCGCGATAGTCGCCGAGCGTATTGCGCAGCATCTTGCGGCGCTGCGAGAACGCGGCCGTGACGATTTCGCCGAGCAGCACCGGATCGACGTCCGGCAGTTCGTGCGGCTCGTACGGGATCATCCGGACGATCGCCGAATCGACCTTCGGCGGCGGCTGGAACGATTCCGGCGGCACGTCGAGCATCTTTTCCATCACGTAGCGGTACTGCAGCATCACCGACAGCCGCGAGAACGCCTTCGTGCCCGGCTCCGCGACCATCCGCTCGACGACTTCGTTCTGCAGCATGAAATGCTGGTCGATGACCGCATCGGCGAACGTCATCAGGTGAAACAGCAGCGGGCTGGAAATGTTGTACGGCAGGTTGCCGACGATCCGCAGCGACGGCTTGTCGCCGGGCGCCGCGAGCGAACGGAAGTCGAACGCGAGCGCGTCGCCCGCGTGCAGCTCCAGCAGCGCGCCGAAGCGTTGCTGCAGGCGCCCGATCAGGTCGCGATCGAGCTCCACCGCATGCAGCGGCGACTCGGGCGTCGCGAGGCGCTCGATCAGCGGCTCGGTCAGCGCGCCGAGCCCGGGGCCGATCTCGACCATCCGCTGGCCGCGCGCGGGGCCGATCGTCGCGACGATCGAGTCGATCACGCCGTGATCGACGAGGAAGTTCTGCCCGAAGCGCTTGCGCGCGAAATGGCCTTGGTGCTGTCTGCTGTTCGACATCGACTGAGTAAAACGAAAAATACGACGAATGGGGTAAGCCGCAGCGTCAGGCTGCGCGACGATGGCACGCCATCGTGACGGCCGTATCGAGCGCGGCGATCATGCTGCCCGGATCCGCGCGGCCCGTGCCGGCCAGATCGAGCGCGGTGCCGTGATCGACCGACGTGCGGATGATCGGCAGCCCGAGCGTCACGTTGATGCCCTCGCCGAACGTCGCGTACTTCAGCACGGGCAGGCCCTGATCATGGAACATCGCGAGCACGCAGTCGGCATCGGCCAGATGGCGCGGCTGGAACAGCGTGTCGGCCGGATACGGGCCGCGCGCGTCGATGCGTTGCGCGTTCGCGCGGGCCAGCGCCGGCGAGATCACGTCGATCTCCTCGCGACCGAGATAACCGTTCTCGCCCGCATGCGGGTTCAGGCCCGTCACGAGGATGCGCGGCGCGGCGAGACCGAAGTCGCGCCGCAGGTCGCGATCGACGATCGCGAGCGTCTCGACGAGCCCGTCGATCGTCAGCGCGGCCGATACGTCCTTCAGCGGCAGGTGCGTGGTCGCGAGCGCGACGCGCAACGGCCGGTCGCCGGTGCCCGCCAGCATCATCACGACGCGCGGCGTATGCGTGCGTTCGGCCAGGTATTCGGTATGGCCGGTGAACGGCACGCCCGCGTCGTTGATCGTGCTCTTCTGCAGCGGCGCGGTGACGATCGCGTCGTACCGGCCCGCCAGCGCGCCGTCGATCGCCGCGTCGAGCAGCCCGAGCACGTAGCGGCCGTTCGCCGCGTCCAGCTTGCCCGCCTGCGCCGGCACCGCCAGCGCATGATGCGCGACCGACACCTGCGTGCCGCCGGCCCACGCGGCCGGGTCGGCGCCGACCGCCGCCGCCCGCGCGTCGAGCAGCGCTGCATCGCCGAGCACGGTGAAATGCGCGTCGGGCCAGCGCTGCGCGGCGTCACGCAGCGCCTGCACGGTCAGTTCCGGCCCGACCCCCGCGGGTTCGCCGGTCGTGATCGCGATCTGCAGCGCGGGCGTGGTCATTCGATGCTCGCTCAGTTCGCCGGGCCGACGCCGCCGATCTTGTACTGCACGTACGACGAATCGCGCAGCTCGCGCAGCCAGTCGGCATATGCCTGTTCCGCCTTGCGCTGGCCGATCGCCTGACGCGCGATGTCCATCTGCTGCTGCACCGACCCTTCCGCCTCGCGGCGGTTCAGCACCTGGATCAGGTGGTAGCCGTACTCGGTACGAATCGGCTGGCTGATCTGGCCGTCCTGCAGGTTGTTCATCGCGCGCTCGAATTCCGGCACGGTCTCGCCCGGGCTGATCCAGCCGAGGTCGCCGCCCTGCGATGCGGAA encodes the following:
- the pdxA gene encoding 4-hydroxythreonine-4-phosphate dehydrogenase PdxA, coding for MTTPALQIAITTGEPAGVGPELTVQALRDAAQRWPDAHFTVLGDAALLDARAAAVGADPAAWAGGTQVSVAHHALAVPAQAGKLDAANGRYVLGLLDAAIDGALAGRYDAIVTAPLQKSTINDAGVPFTGHTEYLAERTHTPRVVMMLAGTGDRPLRVALATTHLPLKDVSAALTIDGLVETLAIVDRDLRRDFGLAAPRILVTGLNPHAGENGYLGREEIDVISPALARANAQRIDARGPYPADTLFQPRHLADADCVLAMFHDQGLPVLKYATFGEGINVTLGLPIIRTSVDHGTALDLAGTGRADPGSMIAALDTAVTMACHRRAA
- the gmhB gene encoding D-glycero-beta-D-manno-heptose 1,7-bisphosphate 7-phosphatase, which gives rise to MPISPNRKLVVLDRDGVINVDSDAFIKTPDEWIALPGSFEAIARLNHAGYRVVVATNQSGIGRGLFDMAALNEMHLKMHRAAAAVGARIDAVFFCPHTAEDRCDCRKPKPGMMQMIAERFEIDPANTPVVGDSLRDLQAGVAVGFQPHLVLTGKGKKTLAAGNLPDGTKVHDDLRAFALDFLSLEHE
- the rsmA gene encoding 16S rRNA (adenine(1518)-N(6)/adenine(1519)-N(6))-dimethyltransferase RsmA, translating into MSNSRQHQGHFARKRFGQNFLVDHGVIDSIVATIGPARGQRMVEIGPGLGALTEPLIERLATPESPLHAVELDRDLIGRLQQRFGALLELHAGDALAFDFRSLAAPGDKPSLRIVGNLPYNISSPLLFHLMTFADAVIDQHFMLQNEVVERMVAEPGTKAFSRLSVMLQYRYVMEKMLDVPPESFQPPPKVDSAIVRMIPYEPHELPDVDPVLLGEIVTAAFSQRRKMLRNTLGDYRETIDFDALGFDLARRAEDVSVAEYVGVAQALAARRQAG
- the glyS gene encoding glycine--tRNA ligase subunit beta, whose amino-acid sequence is MTHNHPAPLLVELLTEELPPKALARLGDAFAEGLAQRLAARDLVEGELVFERYATPRRLAVVVQNVRAVAPDRQVREKVLPVSVALDAEGKPTAPLAKKLAALGHPNLSIADLERAQDGKAEAFFINYSAAGATLADGLQAALDEALAKLPIPKFMTYQRPDGSDVKFVRPVHRLTVLHDDRVVPVTAFGVDAGDTTLGHRFLSDGLVAIQHARAYADTLRDKGRVIAHFADRRETIRTQLNEHANGDTVVMPESLLDEVTSLVEWPVVYPCRFEDEFLQVPQECLILTMQTNQKYFALTDVSGKLRSRFLIVSNIETKTPGEIIEGNERVVRPRLADAKFFFEQDKKKPLAERVPQLANVVYHNKLGSALARVERLEALAGEIAPAIGADTAHAKRAARLAKADLLTDMVGEFPELQGTMGTYYARHDGEADDVALACAEHYQPRFSGDALPTTPVSTAVALADKLETIVGIWGIGLAPTGEKDPFALRRHALGVLRLLLEKQLPLDLVALLRTAHARFDDVPGVAESTDAIFAFFMDRLRGLLRERGYSAGEIDAVLSLNPTRIDDLVARLDAVREFTRLAEAEALAAANKRISNILKKSEGVANGAVQSTLLVEAAEKALHEQLAAVTPRVQSQLEARAYTGALSALAALRAPVDTFFNDVMVNAEDPALRANRLALLSALHQQMNCVADISKLAA
- the gloA gene encoding lactoylglutathione lyase — protein: MRLLHTMLRVGDLDRSIKFYTELLGMKLLRREDYPEGKFTLAFVGYEDESTGTVIELTHNWETPSYDLGNGFGHLAVAVDDAYAACEKIKAQGGKVTREAGPMKHGTTVIAFVEDPDGYKIEFIQKK
- a CDS encoding DMT family transporter, producing MTALAAAPVRRALDTRAVGLMLLLCAIWGFQQVAIKSTNAAIAPMFQAGLRSVIAALLLWGWARTRGTPLFRADGTFGAGLAAGALFAGEFVCVFFGLTLTSASHMAIFLYTAPCFTALGLHLFAPGERLQRTQWAGVGLAFAGIALAFADGFLKPRAPGASVLAGLAGDALGILGGAMWAATTVVVRSTTLARASASKTLFYQLAVSAVVLVALAALLGQMSFAQVTPLAIASLAYQSVIVAFVSYLSWFWLLTRYSASRLSVFTFLSPLFGVAFGVLLLGETVGWRFLSAAALVLTGIALVNAPPRRRS
- a CDS encoding lysophospholipid acyltransferase family protein is translated as MRFVRSLLLLIYFILYTVPYATACFIAFPFMRPDARYWMAAGWCKSTLWVVRWLNGIRYRIEGMENLPDGPAVLLSKHQSAWETLAFPALMPKPLCYVFKRELLYVPFFGWALGLLHMVNINRKEGKNAFASVIRQGKKRLSEGAWMIMFPEGTRTPVGKQGKYKTGGARFAIETGTPVVPIAHNAGHVWPRNSFTKFPGVVTVSIGKPIPVEGKTPDVLNSQVEAWIEAEMRRIDPDAYRPAGNAGTRDAARA
- a CDS encoding M48 family metallopeptidase yields the protein MKQRPRPRPAVVALDHRQMDLPLFDGPAAAPSAPAAPPAPPEAAPAAPLDPGPVRDRSRVRTFALDSRVLEYRLKRSARRTIGFTIDGSGLSITAPRWVTLADIEAAIAEKQRWIFAKLAEWKTRTEQRALPQIDWRDGAQLPYLGKTVTIALGAGAVGFDADALRLSLPLPVQADMQQIKDRVQGWLQGEAKRIFGERLAVYAERLGVTYSMYALSSAATRWGSCSSDGKIRLNWRLIHFPMSIIDYVVAHELSHLREMNHSPAFWQTVESIFPEFREARHTLKHHPPELLPSL